In the genome of Ostrinia nubilalis chromosome 30, ilOstNubi1.1, whole genome shotgun sequence, one region contains:
- the LOC135085928 gene encoding protein C-mannosyl-transferase DPY19L1, which yields MENPVAEVKVDAESTEIKVVEKPKKSWPRNALLFTIALILGYIHYKYASTLFDNDRNFAYLSDLEREMSFRTEMGFYYSYYKTVVEEKPFVAGITKLMYDKLVEFPKDVNALNRFNIHPEVLLGAIYRYFEPRLNTSSNVECLTVDRGEGLPPVASCTGLGVPVLFYLEAIWWLAGVTVAAVFLHATLISSFNAINQEQQHRQILRLTVENLTEGKRRNEPRLNPSSNVECLTVARGEGLPPVASCTGLGVPVLFYLEAIWWLAGVTVAAVFLHATLIRRHEPRLNTSSNVECLTVARGEGLPPVASCTGLGVPVLFYLEAIWWLAGVTVAAVFLHATLIGSLKHPTETSSLLRLNTSSNVECLTVARGEGLPPVASCTGLGVPVLFYLEAIWWLAGVTVAAVFLHATLISESILGGFLAVTQYFANHSELTRVHWAPNERENFAWPLLLVQAWLVSFQIRDHGKKTTFQLQVAIFFLNCTALLFWQFSQFVFLTQIAIFFIMEQLRIINMKAFCIFLHSHFCGLHTAVLLLQGNDMLKSSLYVSFFISVSAYCLFFSSLRIKVENTLDFFVEAWLVLLRIFIIVCSSIYFKKLISEFLDVQEDTHIWELLYSKFSNYKSFHTLMYTCSDVYDFLPWSTIVRLLKSFLIPFVIYNILYVVNFWCQRACDTLIENEQKEKEQDSGNGQDDEDSGIENSTTDNKVKKRKPKEDENQDNFIAFVKSLEIEPHVFYGIAQMVVYGVMAALIMRLKLLFVTQMCIVSGLLMNTKYWRFVLPNKKYIPFLWGILLVPVCIALFENVNKETSYVGQFSDPPLEELLQWISKYTEPSSAFAGSMPLMAAVMLSTRRPVVTHPHYEHHDASLLQWVSKHTEPSSAFAGSMPLMAAVMLSTRRPIVTHPHYEHHDASLLQWVSEHTEPSSAFAGSMPLMAAVVLSTRRPVVTHPNYEHHDARQRTYAVYKMYGRFTAEELYEELTKLKTTYLVVEWQYCYGKSNKNCTFEDIWDSVTQTSRAVPPLCRALLTRAPDHFYPVFRNRRYTVHRLHDVSLR from the exons ATGGAAAACCCCGTCGCCGAAGTGAAAGTCGACGCTGAAAGTACCGAAATAAAAGTTGTTGAGAAGCCGAAGAAAAGTTGGCCAAGAAATGCTCTGCTTTTCACTATCG CCCTGATCCTAGGCTACATCCACTACAAATATGCATCAACACTCTTCGACAACGATCGCAACTTTGCGTACCTCTCAGATCTCGAACGGGAGATGTCTTTCCGGACCGAGATGGGTTTCTACTACTCGTACTACAAAACCGTGGTGGAGGAGAAACCATTCGTGGCAGGGATCACTAAACTGATGTACGATAAGCTTGTGGAGTTCCCGAAGGATGTGAATGCGTTGAATCGGTTTAATATACACCCTGAG GTACTCCTCGGAGCCATATACCGCTACTTCGAACCACGTCTCAACACGTCCTCCAACGTGGAGTGTCTGACAGTGGACCGGGGCGAAGGCCTGCCTCCAGTGGCTTCGTGCACCGGGCTCGGGGTGCCGGTCCTGTTCTACTTGGAGGCGATATGGTGGCTGGCCGGCGTCACTGTGGCCGCTGTGTTCCTGCACGCCACTCTCATCAG CTCCTTCAACGCCATTAATCAGGAGCAGCAACACAGACAGATCCTGCGTTTGACAGTTGAAAACCTGACAG AGGGTAAGAGACGTAACGAGCCGCGCCTCAACCCGTCCTCCAACGTGGAGTGTCTGACAGTGGCCCGGGGCGAAGGCCTGCCTCCAGTGGCTTCGTGCACCGGGCTCGGGGTGCCGGTCCTGTTCTACTTGGAGGCGATATGGTGGCTGGCCGGCGTCACTGTGGCCGCTGTGTTCCTGCACGCCACATTAATCAG ACGTCACGAGCCGCGTCTCAACACGTCCTCCAACGTGGAGTGTCTGACAGTGGCCCGGGGCGAAGGCCTGCCTCCAGTGGCTTCGTGCACCGGGCTCGGGGTGCCGGTCCTGTTCTACTTGGAGGCGATATGGTGGCTGGCCGGCGTCACTGTGGCCGCTGTGTTCCTGCACGCCACACTCATCGG TTCCCTAAAACACCCAACTG AGACGTCCTCCTTGTTGCGTCTCAACACGTCCTCCAACGTGGAGTGTCTGACAGTGGCCCGGGGCGAAGGCCTGCCTCCAGTGGCTTCGTGCACCGGGCTCGGGGTGCCGGTCCTGTTCTACTTGGAGGCGATATGGTGGCTGGCCGGCGTCACTGTGGCCGCTGTGTTCCTGCACGCCACACTCATCAG CGAGAGCATCCTAGGCGGTTTCCTGGCTGTCACTCAATACTTCGCCAACCACTCAGAGCTGACCCGCGTTCACTGGGCCCCCAATGAGAGGGAGAACTTCGCGTGGCCTCTACTACTGGTTCAAGCTTGGCTGGTCAGCTTCCAGATCAGGGATCATGGGAAGAAGACCACTTTTCAGCTGcaa GTAGCAATATTCTTCTTAAACTGCACAGCGCTGTTATTCTGGCAATTCTCTCAATTCGTGTTCCTCACACAGATCGCCATATTTTTCATCATGGAACAACTTAGAATAATCAATATGAAAGCATTTTGCATCTTCCTACATTCTCACTTCTGTGGCTTACACACAGCAGTGTTGCTACTACAAGGGAATGACATGCTAAAATCGTCCTTATACGTTTCTTTTTTCATATCAGTGTCCGCATACTGCTTGTTCTTCAGTTCTTTGAGAATTAAGGTCGAAAATACACTGGACTTCTTCGTGGAAGCATGGCTGGTTTTGTTAAGAATTTTCATTATAGTATGCTCATCGATTTACTTCAAAAAATTAATCAGTGAATTCTTGGATGTGCAAGAAGATACGCATATATGGGAGCTGTTGTATTCGAAATTTAGTAACTACAAAAGTTTTCATACATTAATGTATACTTGTAGCGACGTGTATGACTTCCTACCGTGGTCTACTATAGTTCGTTTGCTAAAATCATTTTTGATTCCTTTCGTGATTTACAATATTCTGTATGTGGTCAATTTCTGGTGCCAAAGAGCTTGTGATACTCTAATAGAGAATGAGCAGAAAGAAAAAGAGCAAGACAGTGGGAATGGACAAGATGATGAAGACAGTGGCATAGAGAACTCGACCACAGACAATAAAGTGAAGAAGCGAAAGCCCAAAGAGGATGAAAATCAAGACAATTTTATAGCGTTTGTGAAAAGTTTGGAAATAGAACCGCATGTGTTCTATGGGATAGCACAGATGGTTGTCTATGGTGTCATGGCGGCTTTGATAATGCGGTTGAAGCTGCTCTTCGTGACGCAAATGTGTATTGTGTCTGGTCTGCTGATGAACACTAAATATTGGAGATTTGT GCTACCCAACAAGAAGTATATTCCGTTTTTATGGGGAATCCTTCTAGTGCCAGTCTGCATTGCTCTATTCGAGAATGTGAACAAAGAGACCTCGTACGTTg GCCAGTTCAGCGACCCACCCCTAGAGGAACTCCTCCAGTGGATCAGCAAGTACACTGAACCGTCGTCAGCGTTCGCTGGCAGCATGCCTCTCATGGCGGCCGTCATGTTGTCCACGCGGCGACCCGTCGTGACGCACCCGCACTATGAACACCATGACGCCAG CCTCCTCCAGTGGGTCAGCAAGCACACTGAACCGTCGTCAGCGTTCGCCGGCAGCATGCCTCTCATGGCCGCCGTCATGTTGTCCACGCGGCGACCCATAGTGACGCACCCGCACTATGAACACCATGACGCCAG CCTCCTCCAGTGGGTCAGCGAGCACACTGAACCGTCGTCAGCGTTCGCCGGCAGCATGCCTCTCATGGCGGCCGTCGTGCTGTCCACGCGGCGACCCGTCGTGACGCACCCGAACTATGAACACCATGACGCCAG GCAGCGCACATACGCCGTATACAAAATGTACGGCAGGTTCACAGCTGAAGAACTGTATGAAGAGCTCACTAAACTGAAGACCACGTATCTGGTGGTGGAGTGGCAGTATTGCTATGGGAAGAGCAA CAAAAACTGCACGTTCGAAGACATATGGGACAGTGTGACTCAAACGTCCCGCGCTGTCCCGCCGCTGTGTCGTGCGTTGCTCACGCGCGCGCCTGATCACTTCTACCCGGTGTTCCGGAACAGGAGGTACACTGTGCATCGGCTGCATGACGTCAGCCTGAGGTGA